A DNA window from Pontimonas salivibrio contains the following coding sequences:
- a CDS encoding DUF6036 family nucleotidyltransferase, with amino-acid sequence MPEGFTREKIVAALEELGRRLELSGERAELYIVGGAAMALAFARDRVTRDIDAVFVPKTRIYNEAEAMAVEDSSLGPDWLNDAVKGFLPQVDDSKAQVMLERPGIRVLVASPQRLLAMKIFAARVDRDRDDILTLCAEANISTIDEALDMTYDLYGELLTAKSRFLTIELLQDSLPMS; translated from the coding sequence ATGCCGGAGGGGTTTACTCGGGAAAAGATTGTGGCAGCCCTCGAAGAACTTGGTCGGCGCCTCGAACTCTCCGGCGAGAGAGCGGAGCTCTACATCGTCGGAGGCGCGGCGATGGCACTCGCCTTTGCGAGGGACCGCGTGACGAGGGATATTGATGCCGTTTTTGTTCCCAAAACTCGTATCTACAACGAAGCAGAGGCGATGGCAGTCGAGGACAGCAGTTTGGGGCCGGATTGGTTGAACGATGCGGTGAAGGGGTTCCTTCCCCAGGTTGACGATTCCAAGGCTCAGGTGATGCTGGAGCGCCCCGGCATCAGGGTCCTCGTTGCCTCACCCCAACGACTGCTCGCCATGAAGATATTTGCTGCCAGGGTTGATCGAGATCGAGATGACATCCTCACCCTCTGCGCGGAAGCCAACATCAGCACCATTGACGAAGCACTGGACATGACGTACGACCTCTACGGTGAGCTACTCACCGCAAAGAGTAGGTTCCTGACCATCGAGCTCCTGCAAGACAGCCTCCCGATGTCTTAA